In the Caenorhabditis elegans chromosome X genome, one interval contains:
- the dop-4 gene encoding Dopamine receptor 4 (Confirmed by transcript evidence), producing MLAYGSDPNAEDLYITMTPSVSTENDTTVWATEEPAAIVWRHPLLAIALFSICLLTVAGNCLVVIAVCTKKYLRNPTGYLIISLAIADLIVGVIVMPMNSLFEIANHTWLFGLMMCDVFHAMDILASTASIWNLCVISLDRYMAGQDPIGYRDKVSKRRILMAILSVWVLSAILSFPGIIWWRTSSPHLYEDQSQCLFTDSKMYVSFSSLVSFYIPLFLILFAYGKVYIIATRHSKGMRMGIKTVSIKKRNGKKSNTETESILSSENEPTLRIHFGRGKQSSSSLRNSRFHARESTRLLLKQVSCKSLNDRGEHNNNNTVRQPLLRGTEGCHSDSISRSSQRNFRGRNVTIGSNCSSTLLQVDQPDRMSLSSNSQMVMTSPLSTRRKLNVREKSRQMMRYVHEQRAARTLSIVVGAFILCWTPFFVFTPLTAFCESCFSNKETIFTFVTWAGHLNSMLNPLIYSRFSRDFRRAFKQILTCQRQQKVKTAFKTPLSLVFTQLISVTQMWEQPPNTSIE from the exons ATGTTGGCTTACGGGTCTGATCCGAACGCCGAAGACCTCTATATCACAATGACACCGTCCGTCTCAACAGAAAACGACACCACAGTCTGGGCGACAGAGGAGCCGGCGGCAATTGTGTGGAGACATCCCCTATTGGCAATTGCATTGTTTTCCATTTGTCTGCTCACAGTTGCTGGAAATTGTCTGGTTGTGATTGCAGTGTGTACTAAGAAGTATTTAAGGAATCCCACTGG GTACCTAATTATCTCATTGGCAATAGCAGATCTCATAGTAGGCGTGATAGTGATGCCTATGAAttcattatttgaaattgcaaATCACACGTGGCTTTTTGGCCTGATGATGTGTGATGTGTTCCACGCGATGGACATTCTTGCGTCGACAGCTTCGATATGGAACCTATGCGTCATTAGTCTAGACAG atacaTGGCCGGTCAGGACCCAATTGGCTATAGAGATAAAGTCTCGAAAAGGAGGATCTTAATGGCTATTCTGAGTGTATGGGTGTTGTCTGCAATTCTATCGTTTCCTGGAATTATTTGGTGGCGGACTAGTTCTCCGCATTTGTATGAAGATCAG tcACAATGTCTATTCACGGACAGCAAAATGTATGTGAGCTTCTCTTCATTAGTTTCGTTCTACATCCCGCTCTTCCTCATTCTCTTCGCATATGGAAAGGTCTACATAATTGCGACGCGACATTCAAAAGGCATGCGGATGGGTATCAAAACAGTCAGC ATCAAAAAAcggaatggaaaaaaatccaacacGGAGACAGAGAGCATCTTGTCCAGTGAGAATGAGCCAACATTGCGGATTCATTTCGGGCGGGGGAAGCAGTCGAGTTCCAGCTTAAGAAATAGCAGGTTTCATGCCAGAGAGTCCACGAGGTTGCTTTTAAAGCAG GTATCCTGTAAATCATTAAACGATCGTGGCGAGCACAACAATAATAACACGGTGCGGCAGCCATTGCTCCGTGGCACAGAAGGTTGCCATTCCGACTCCATTAGTCGTTCCTCGCAACGTAACTTTCGTGGCAGGAATGTTACGATCGGGAGTAACTGCTCTTCGACTCTTCTGCAAGTTGATCAG CCGGATCGTATGTCGCTCTCCTCCAACTCCCAAATGGTGATGACATCTCCCTTATCAACGCgtcgaaaattgaatgttCGAGAAAAATCGCGCCAAATGATGCGCTACGTCCACGAGCAACGTGCAGCTCGGACACTTTCCATTGTGGTCGGAGCATTTATTCTCTGCTGGACACCATTTTTCGTGTTCACTCCGCTCACCGCGTTCTGTGAAAGT TGTTTCTCCAACAAAGAGACCATCTTCACATTCGTCACATGGGCCGGTCACCTAAACTCAATGCTCAACCCGCTCATCTACTCGCGCTTCTCGCGAGATTTCAGACGGGCATTCAAGCAAATTCTCACGTGTCAACGCCAGCAAAAGGTGAAAACCGCATTTAAAACGCCACTGTCACTCGTGTTCACTCAACTCATCTCGGTCACCCAAATGTGGGAGCAACCGCCGAATACTTCAattgaatag
- the inso-1 gene encoding BTB domain-containing protein (Confirmed by transcript evidence): MDTRKVSVSNTTSPRQSSDTEMSSSCATSTASAIDESDVRFSFQDTIQAIRHMSSNTDDSTNQNGVAAVKTNGFHYGSSSSSWVRLNVGGKVFQTTRSTLMREPCSFLYRLCQDEMGLPTDRDETGAYLIDRDPDFFSPILNYLRHGKLIMNPGLSEEGILAEADFYNLPSLSQLIMDRIQDRENSVKDATNKFVYRVLQCHEEELASVVSAMTDGWKIVQVVPINSNYTNYTTEQPQEYLCIVERECPDNGSMLEGQDRAKLLQQRARHN; this comes from the exons ATGGATACGAGGAAGGTGTCGGTATCAAATACAA CTTCACCACGACAATCTTCTGACACTGAGATGAGCTCCTCATGCGCCACCTCAACAGCTTCAGCCATCGACGAGTCTGACGTGAGATTCTCGTTTCAAGACACAATTCAAGCCATCCGACACATGTCGTCCAACACTGATGACTCGACCAATCAGAATGGGGTGGCCGCCGTCAAGACCAATGGATTCCACTATGGGTCCAGCTCGAGCAGCTGGGTGCGGCTTAATGTTGGCGGGAAG GTATTCCAAACGACAAGATCAACGCTGATGCGTGAGCCGTGCTCGTTTCTCTACCGCCTGTGCCAAGACGAGATGGGCCTCCCAACTGATCGGGATGAGACCGGCGCCTACTTGATCGATCGGGACCCGGACTTTTTCTCGCCCATCTTGAACTATCTAAGACATGGCAAACTGATCATGAACCCGGGACTTTCGGAAGAAGGAATTCTTGCGGAAGCTGATTTTTATAACTTGCCAAGTTTGAGTCAGCTGATCATGGATCGTATTCAAGACAGGGAGAATAGTGTTAAAGATGCG actaaCAAATTTGTGTACCGCGTGCTGCAGTGTCACGAGGAGGAGCTCGCTTCGGTGGTATCTGCTATGACGGATGGGTGGAAGATTGTTCAA gtagTCCCAATCAACTCCAACTACACCAACTACACTACCGAACAGCCTCAAGAGTACCTGTGCATCGTGGAAAGAGAGTGCCCCGACAATGGAAGTATGCTTGAAGGACAGGATCGTGCAAAGCTGCTCCAGCAAAGAGCTAGAC ATAATTAA